One Solidesulfovibrio fructosivorans JJ] DNA window includes the following coding sequences:
- a CDS encoding response regulator, with protein sequence MARARQDHGTSIGKVPPSVEEGSWNRTQSTGGEFLTRKEAEAALRESEKRFRLLIAEDSVSSRELIRLFLENEPYEIVMAETGCEALALFTPGAFDLILMDMEMPVMNGCAAAEAIRRLEAANGSRRTPILMLSAHTFADYEQKGLAAGCDGFMTKPIRKGRLIDVLRQAVGA encoded by the coding sequence ATGGCGCGCGCCCGGCAAGACCATGGGACCTCCATCGGCAAGGTCCCGCCGTCTGTCGAGGAAGGTTCGTGGAACCGGACCCAAAGCACGGGCGGGGAATTCCTCACCCGCAAGGAAGCCGAAGCGGCCTTGCGGGAAAGCGAAAAACGCTTCCGCCTGCTTATCGCCGAAGATTCCGTTTCCAGCCGAGAACTGATTCGGCTTTTCCTGGAAAACGAACCGTATGAAATCGTCATGGCCGAAACGGGATGCGAGGCCCTGGCCCTTTTCACGCCCGGCGCTTTCGACCTGATCCTCATGGACATGGAGATGCCCGTGATGAACGGTTGCGCCGCCGCCGAGGCCATACGGCGTCTGGAAGCGGCCAACGGGTCCCGGCGTACCCCCATCCTCATGCTGTCGGCCCACACCTTTGCCGATTACGAACAAAAAGGCCTGGCCGCCGGCTGCGACGGCTTCATGACCAAACCCATTCGCAAGGGCCGGCTCATCGATGTCCTGCGCCAGGCGGTCGGCGCATAA
- a CDS encoding TM1266 family iron-only hydrogenase system putative regulator — protein MNRRIGVIGIVIEEPKHVSEKVNAIISDHGHLVLGRMGIPKPEYQVGVMSLIIEGTTDEIGSLTGRLGNLPGVTVKSALTTKTLHKEQDHD, from the coding sequence ATGAACAGACGCATCGGCGTGATCGGCATCGTCATCGAAGAGCCCAAGCATGTTTCGGAAAAGGTCAATGCCATCATCAGCGATCACGGCCACCTCGTTCTCGGCCGCATGGGCATTCCCAAGCCGGAATACCAGGTCGGGGTCATGTCGCTGATCATCGAGGGCACAACCGACGAGATCGGTTCGTTAACGGGCAGGCTCGGGAATCTCCCCGGCGTGACAGTCAAATCCGCGCTCACGACCAAGACCTTGCACAAGGAGCAAGACCATGATTGA